One Roseomonas gilardii subsp. gilardii genomic region harbors:
- a CDS encoding glycosyltransferase family 9 protein, whose amino-acid sequence MRILVIKLSALGDIVLGFGPFAAIRAHHPDAHITLLTTKPFLDFTRHMPWFDEVWQDERPSGPGGLLRLARRLRAGHFDRVYDLQTSGRSSRYRLLIGRRPEWSGIARGASHPHSNPLRDFMHTLERQREQLEMAGIRDFPAPDLGWLEADLSHLGLPERFAALVPGASPSRPAKRWPHFPALAALLPLPPVVVGGPAEAPLAGAIRARRPDAIDLTGRTSLFELAAVLRRAAFTVGNDTGPTHLAAAVGSPTLTLFGADSDPALTAPRGPRAAALQRLPLDSLDPAAVMTALRGLDVLPASSPPAPP is encoded by the coding sequence GTGAGGATCCTGGTCATCAAGCTTTCGGCCCTGGGCGACATCGTCCTGGGTTTCGGCCCCTTCGCGGCGATCCGCGCGCATCATCCGGATGCCCATATCACCCTGCTGACCACGAAGCCCTTCCTCGACTTCACCCGGCACATGCCCTGGTTCGACGAGGTCTGGCAGGACGAACGGCCGAGCGGGCCGGGCGGGCTGCTGCGCCTGGCGCGCCGGCTGCGGGCCGGGCATTTCGACCGGGTCTACGACCTGCAGACCTCCGGGCGCTCCTCGCGCTACCGCCTGCTGATCGGCCGCCGCCCGGAATGGTCGGGCATCGCGCGCGGCGCCAGCCACCCGCACAGCAACCCGCTGCGGGACTTCATGCACACGCTGGAGCGGCAGCGGGAACAGCTGGAAATGGCCGGCATCCGCGACTTCCCGGCCCCGGATCTCGGCTGGCTGGAGGCCGACCTGTCGCATCTCGGCCTGCCGGAGCGCTTCGCCGCGCTGGTGCCGGGGGCCAGCCCGAGCCGCCCGGCCAAGCGGTGGCCGCATTTCCCGGCGCTGGCGGCGCTGCTGCCCCTGCCGCCCGTGGTGGTGGGCGGCCCCGCCGAGGCGCCGCTGGCCGGGGCCATCCGCGCGCGGCGGCCCGATGCCATCGACCTGACCGGCCGGACATCGCTCTTCGAGCTGGCGGCGGTGCTCCGCCGCGCCGCCTTCACCGTGGGCAACGACACCGGCCCGACGCATCTGGCGGCGGCAGTGGGCAGCCCGACGCTGACCCTGTTCGGCGCGGACAGCGATCCCGCGCTCACCGCCCCGCGCGGGCCGCGGGCGGCGGCGTTGCAACGCCTGCCGCTGGACAGCCTGGACCCCGCTGCCGTCATGACAGCCCTGCGCGGCCTGGACGTGCTGCCGGCATCGTCCCCACCTGCGCCACCTTGA
- the thrS gene encoding threonine--tRNA ligase, translated as MPVITLPDGSTRAFDGAVTGTTVAAAIGPGLAKAALAMELDGKLVDLATPIEADSSLRFVTRKDPEALELIRHDAAHVLAEAVQELFPGTQVTIGPAIEDGFYYDFARNEPFRPEDFPAIEAKMREIIARNAGFVREVWPREEAIRFFEEKGERYKAELIRDLPADMPISIYRQGEWLDLCRGPHMRSTGDIGGAFKLMKVAGAYWRGDHRNAMLSRIYATAWRDQKELDAYLLRLEEAERRDHRKIGKEMDLFHLQEEAVGSIFWHPKGWKLYRALEDYMRRRLDEADYQEVRTPQLVDRKLWVASGHWEKFRENMFIATVEDETEKDRVLALKPMNCPCHVQIFNQGLRSYRELPLRMAEFGACHRYEPSGALHGIMRVRSFTQDDAHIFCTEEQIAGETVKFVALLSSIYRDLGFEGFRVKFSDRPEKRAGTDEVWDHAEGALHEACRIANVAYEMNPGEGAFYGPKLEFVLRDAIGRDWQCGTLQVDFVLPERLDAEYVAEDGTRKRPVMLHRAILGSFERFIGILIEQHAGRFPLWLSPVQVVVATIVSDADAYAEQVGQALRAAGLRVELDTRNEKINRKVADHIAGRVPLMVVIGRREAEEGKIVLRRLPGREQETLALDEAVARLVAEAAPPDAKSENMVAAA; from the coding sequence ATGCCCGTGATCACTCTGCCCGACGGATCCACCCGTGCTTTCGACGGGGCGGTGACGGGCACGACGGTCGCGGCCGCCATCGGCCCCGGCCTCGCCAAGGCGGCGCTCGCCATGGAGCTGGACGGGAAGCTGGTGGACCTCGCCACCCCGATCGAGGCGGATTCCAGCCTCCGCTTCGTCACCCGCAAGGACCCGGAGGCGCTGGAGCTGATCCGGCACGACGCGGCGCATGTGCTGGCCGAGGCGGTGCAGGAGCTGTTCCCCGGCACCCAGGTCACCATCGGCCCGGCGATCGAGGACGGCTTCTACTACGACTTCGCGCGCAACGAACCCTTCAGGCCCGAGGACTTCCCGGCGATCGAGGCGAAGATGCGCGAGATCATCGCGCGCAACGCCGGCTTCGTCCGCGAGGTCTGGCCGCGCGAGGAAGCGATCCGCTTCTTCGAGGAGAAGGGCGAGCGCTACAAGGCCGAGCTGATCCGCGACCTGCCGGCGGATATGCCGATCAGCATCTATCGCCAGGGCGAATGGCTCGACCTCTGCCGCGGGCCGCATATGCGCTCGACCGGCGATATCGGCGGCGCCTTCAAGCTGATGAAGGTGGCGGGGGCCTATTGGCGCGGCGACCACCGCAACGCCATGCTCTCCCGCATCTACGCCACCGCCTGGCGCGACCAGAAGGAGCTGGATGCCTATCTCCTCCGGCTGGAGGAGGCGGAGCGCCGCGACCACCGCAAGATCGGCAAGGAGATGGACCTCTTCCACCTTCAGGAGGAGGCGGTCGGCTCCATCTTCTGGCACCCGAAGGGCTGGAAGCTCTACCGGGCGCTGGAGGACTACATGCGCCGCCGGCTGGACGAGGCGGACTACCAGGAGGTCCGCACCCCGCAGCTCGTGGACCGCAAGCTCTGGGTGGCCTCCGGCCACTGGGAGAAGTTCCGCGAGAACATGTTCATCGCCACGGTCGAGGACGAGACCGAGAAGGACCGCGTCCTGGCCCTGAAGCCGATGAACTGCCCCTGCCACGTGCAGATCTTCAACCAGGGCCTGCGCAGCTACCGCGAGCTGCCGCTGCGCATGGCCGAGTTCGGCGCCTGCCACCGCTACGAGCCCTCGGGCGCGCTGCACGGCATCATGCGGGTGCGTTCCTTCACCCAGGACGACGCGCACATCTTCTGCACCGAGGAGCAGATCGCCGGCGAGACGGTGAAGTTCGTGGCGCTGCTCTCCTCCATCTACCGCGACCTGGGCTTCGAGGGATTCCGCGTGAAGTTCTCCGACCGGCCGGAAAAGCGGGCCGGGACGGACGAGGTCTGGGACCATGCCGAGGGCGCGCTGCACGAGGCCTGCCGCATCGCCAATGTGGCATACGAGATGAACCCCGGGGAGGGCGCCTTCTATGGCCCCAAGCTGGAATTCGTGCTCCGCGACGCGATCGGCCGTGACTGGCAGTGCGGCACGCTGCAGGTGGATTTCGTGCTGCCGGAGCGTCTGGACGCCGAATACGTGGCCGAGGACGGCACCCGCAAGCGCCCGGTCATGCTGCACCGCGCCATCCTGGGCAGCTTCGAGCGCTTCATCGGCATCCTGATCGAGCAGCATGCCGGCCGCTTCCCGCTCTGGCTCTCGCCGGTGCAGGTGGTGGTGGCGACCATCGTCAGCGACGCCGACGCCTATGCCGAGCAGGTCGGCCAGGCGCTGCGCGCCGCCGGGCTCCGGGTGGAGCTCGACACGCGCAACGAGAAGATCAACCGCAAGGTGGCGGACCATATCGCGGGCCGCGTGCCGCTGATGGTGGTGATCGGGCGGCGCGAGGCCGAGGAAGGGAAGATCGTGCTGCGCCGCCTGCCCGGGCGCGAGCAGGAGACCCTGGCCCTGGACGAGGCCGTGGCGAGGCTGGTGGCGGAAGCCGCCCCGCCCGATGCCAAGAGCGAGAACATGGTTGCAGCGGCCTGA
- the infC gene encoding translation initiation factor IF-3 produces MPNQLPTRDGPRVNEDIRVPQVRLIDQDGEMIGVMSAREALLRAYDVGMDLLEISPNADPPVCKITDYGKYKYEQQKKANEARKKQKVVEIKEIKVRPNIDDHDYEVKMRAARSFIEEGDKVKVTLRFRGREMAHQDLGAKVLERIRTELGDTVKVESMPRLENRQMIMVLAPK; encoded by the coding sequence ATTCCGAACCAGCTTCCCACCCGCGATGGTCCGCGGGTGAATGAGGATATCCGCGTCCCGCAGGTCCGCCTGATCGACCAGGACGGCGAGATGATCGGCGTGATGAGCGCGCGCGAGGCCCTGCTGCGCGCCTATGATGTCGGGATGGATCTCCTGGAGATCAGCCCCAACGCCGATCCGCCGGTCTGCAAGATCACCGACTACGGCAAGTACAAGTACGAGCAGCAGAAGAAGGCCAACGAGGCCCGCAAGAAGCAGAAGGTCGTCGAGATCAAGGAGATCAAGGTACGGCCGAACATCGATGACCACGACTACGAGGTGAAGATGCGCGCCGCGCGCTCCTTCATCGAGGAAGGCGACAAGGTCAAGGTGACGCTGCGCTTCCGCGGCCGCGAGATGGCGCACCAGGATCTGGGCGCGAAGGTGCTGGAGCGGATCCGGACCGAGCTGGGCGACACCGTGAAGGTGGAATCCATGCCGCGTCTGGAAAACCGCCAGATGATCATGGTGCTGGCGCCGAAGTAA
- a CDS encoding glucan ABC transporter ATP-binding protein/ permease codes for MQFIRLYARVLGLLAPDKWVAIGLAFSALALAGLQFLEPVLFGRVVDVLSASGRLPASEIWRQAMALLVVWGAVGVTGIAANVATSLLADRMSHRNRLVSMHRFFQHVLALPLSFHGDTQSGRIMKIMLSGSDKLFSLWLGFFREHLMTFLSAIVLLPLTLFLNWRLGLLLMALVVIFVTISVFVIKRTQAAQEHVERLHSGLAGNVQDALSNVTVVQAFTRISAETRMFGDTIQQVLAHQFPVLNWWAVVTVMTRACSTICIILIFLLGTWLHMRGQATVGEIVSFMGFANMLISRMEGAVAFASQTVLQMPALAEMFSVLDARSSVPEKPNAVDIGQAKGEVRFENVAFGYPGGPLILKDVSFTAPQGRTMALVGQTGAGKSTAMSLLQRLWDPVSGRITLDGHDLRDISLTSLRRNIGVVFQDSMLFNRTIRENLLVGRPDATQEQIEHACRMAEAHDFIMRQPNGYDTMIGERGSTLSGGQKQRLSIARALLKDPPVLILDEATSALDTATEARVQKALKALMAGRTTFIIAHRLSTVRDADEIMVFDAGYVAERGTFDELVALNGRFAELVKTQLAGTATVSQPTPVHA; via the coding sequence ATGCAATTCATCCGCCTCTACGCCAGGGTGCTGGGCCTCCTGGCACCGGACAAATGGGTCGCGATCGGCCTCGCCTTCTCCGCCCTGGCCCTGGCCGGGCTGCAATTCCTGGAGCCGGTCCTGTTCGGGCGGGTGGTGGATGTCCTGTCCGCCTCCGGCCGCCTGCCCGCCAGCGAGATCTGGCGCCAGGCCATGGCCCTGCTGGTGGTCTGGGGGGCGGTGGGCGTCACCGGAATCGCGGCGAATGTCGCGACCTCGCTGCTGGCGGACCGGATGTCGCACCGCAACCGGCTGGTCTCGATGCACCGCTTCTTCCAGCACGTGCTGGCGCTGCCGCTCTCCTTCCATGGGGATACGCAGTCCGGCCGGATCATGAAGATCATGCTCTCCGGTTCGGACAAGCTCTTCTCCCTGTGGCTGGGCTTCTTCCGCGAGCATCTGATGACCTTCCTCTCGGCCATCGTGCTCCTGCCCCTGACGCTGTTCCTGAACTGGCGGCTGGGCCTGCTCCTCATGGCCCTGGTGGTGATCTTCGTCACCATCTCGGTCTTCGTGATCAAGCGCACCCAGGCGGCGCAGGAGCATGTGGAGCGGCTGCATTCCGGCCTGGCGGGCAATGTCCAGGACGCGCTCTCCAACGTGACGGTGGTGCAGGCTTTCACCCGGATCAGCGCCGAGACCCGGATGTTCGGGGACACCATCCAGCAGGTGCTGGCGCATCAGTTCCCGGTGCTGAACTGGTGGGCGGTGGTGACGGTGATGACCCGTGCCTGCTCCACCATCTGCATCATCCTGATCTTCCTGCTGGGCACCTGGCTGCACATGCGGGGGCAGGCGACGGTGGGCGAGATCGTCTCCTTCATGGGCTTCGCCAACATGCTGATCTCCCGCATGGAGGGGGCGGTGGCCTTCGCCTCGCAGACCGTGCTGCAGATGCCGGCCCTGGCGGAGATGTTCTCGGTGCTCGACGCCCGCTCCTCCGTGCCGGAAAAGCCGAACGCCGTGGATATCGGCCAGGCGAAGGGCGAGGTGCGCTTCGAGAACGTGGCCTTCGGCTATCCGGGCGGTCCGCTGATCCTGAAGGATGTCTCCTTCACCGCGCCGCAGGGGCGGACCATGGCCCTGGTCGGCCAGACCGGTGCCGGCAAGTCCACCGCCATGTCCCTGCTCCAGCGGCTCTGGGACCCGGTCTCGGGCCGGATCACGCTGGACGGGCATGACCTGCGCGACATCTCGCTGACCTCGCTGCGGCGCAATATCGGCGTGGTGTTCCAGGATTCGATGCTGTTCAACCGCACGATCCGGGAGAACCTGCTGGTCGGCCGGCCGGATGCGACGCAGGAGCAGATCGAGCATGCCTGCCGCATGGCCGAGGCGCACGACTTCATCATGCGCCAGCCCAACGGCTACGACACCATGATCGGGGAGCGCGGCAGCACGCTCTCCGGCGGCCAGAAGCAGCGGCTCTCCATCGCCCGCGCGCTGCTGAAGGACCCGCCGGTGCTGATCCTGGACGAGGCCACGAGCGCGCTCGACACCGCCACCGAGGCCCGGGTGCAGAAGGCGCTGAAGGCCCTGATGGCGGGGCGCACCACCTTCATCATCGCCCACCGTCTGTCCACCGTGCGGGACGCGGACGAGATCATGGTGTTCGATGCCGGCTACGTCGCCGAGCGTGGCACCTTCGACGAGCTGGTGGCACTGAACGGCCGCTTCGCCGAGCTGGTGAAGACCCAGCTTGCCGGCACCGCCACGGTGAGCCAGCCGACCCCCGTCCACGCCTGA